Proteins co-encoded in one Thamnophis elegans isolate rThaEle1 chromosome 1, rThaEle1.pri, whole genome shotgun sequence genomic window:
- the LOC116507086 gene encoding vomeronasal type-2 receptor 26-like: MDFVKMIWNLLSELTGFAMPQTELVCDLRALLVSQLFLEEQDNNNPDMALNEIDSDSPALAHVQSDSSFVFLQQRREGDKNDQAGVMLLLMLLLFWLQASTTEKRLQNICVLTDYMGVDESYYRPGDLIIGGNLPLGTIGQSPLCDFNTVALRFRIVYITSYYQQFLALMFAVSQVNKDFLLLPNITLGFHIYGHFQREMFISLNSFSMLSSRAQVVPGYKCVLQDTLLSVFGGLSAKSSRLMASIFSIFKVPQWNWVGLMAPEDDQGERFISSLMPMLKEKEICLAFTLMLELHHFERTKIKFIRKLWYNAWYKTEVFILFADSTVTLSVTEAIHSFEKYKQISLRKVWIFTSHWKLGVEENEETLQFVKFYHGVLHFRDHSGDVSEFSHFLLSLDPWNPQGDVFLPEWWEFVFSCKIHKSGKIPQKWEKQCTGKENVQNLPYYTFEKRMTGESYNIYNAVYALAHALHAMYESRAQQTMMRLGKVISNVQSWQILRFLSNVQFNNSAGDEVSFSENGLGSSRFDLLNWVHFPNQSLVPIKVGQVNPEAPPGQDFTINSDEIVWAPKTIPIARCGRKRCHAGERRRVPEGEQVCCYQCDACPEGTFSNHTAHCESCPEEQFPNKDKDQCIAKMPHFLSYQETLGYILVFLALFFSVITCAVLVIFYKHHDTPIVKANNRDLTYILLFSLLLCFLCSFLFIGQPGKITCLLQQSAFAILFSLAVSSVLAKTVMVVLAFMATKPGNKTRKLLGKPLTNSIVIACPLVQALLCATWLGTSPPFPNLDFHSVFGEVILECKQGFVFMFYVVLAYLGFLALICFIVAFLARKLPDSFNEAKFITFSMLVFCSVWISFLPTYLSTKGKSMVAVEVFSILASGAALLACIFSPKCYIILLRPDLNCREKTLEVFSSTSQIKQETLYFLRHVLESMKRHSFHTINTISTTGEFEIGKLDVVAYWLKEEGHL; this comes from the exons ATGGACTTTGTAAAGATGATATGGAACCTTCTCA GTGAACTTACAG GGTTTGCAATGCCTCAGACTGAGCTGGTTTGTGATCTGAGGGCCCTCCTGGTTTCACAACTCTTCCTTGAGGAACAG GACAACAACaatcctgatatggccctcaatgaaatcgattcGGACTCCCCTGCTCTAGCTCATGTTCAGTCAGATTCTTCCTTTGTGTTCCTTCAGCAGAG GAGGGAAGGTGATAAGAATGACCAGGCAGGAGTCATGCTGCTTCTGATGCTTCTGCTCTTCTGGCTCCAGGCTTCAACTACAGAGAAGAGGCTGCAAAACATATGTGTACTCACGGATTATATGGGAGTAGATGAAAGCTACTATAGGCCCggtgatctcattattggtgggaatttgcCCTTGGGAACCATTGGACAGTCTCCTCTCTGTGACTTTAATACAGTGGCTCTTCGTTTCAGAATTGT ATACATCACCAGTTACTACCAACAGTTCCTTGCATTGATGTTTGCTGTCTCCCAGGTCAATAAGGATTTTCTTCTGCTCCCCAACATCACACTTGGCTTCCACATCTATGGCCATTTCCAGAGGGAGATGTTTATTTCCTTGAACAGCTTCTCCATGCTCTCCTCACGAGCCCAAGtggttccaggttacaaatgtgTCCTGCAGGACACTCTGCTATCCGTCTTTGGTGGTCTCAGTGCCAAATCCTCAAGActgatggcctccatcttcagcatctttaaGGTCCCACAA tggaaTTGGGTCGGGCTGATGGCCCCTGAAGATGACCAGGGAGAACGTTTCATCTCATCCCTAATGCCaatgctgaaggagaaggagatctgcttAGCCTTCACTCTAATGCTGGAATTACATCATTTTGAAAGGACAAAGATTAAGTTTATTCGCAAATTGTGGTATAATGCCTGGTATAAAACAGAAGTGTTTATTCTGTTTGCAGACTCAACTGTTACTCTCAGTGTAACAGAGGCCATACATTCTTTtgaaaaatacaaacaaatatcGTTGAGGAAAGTTTGGATCTTCACTTCCCATTGGAAACTTGGCgttgaagaaaatgaagaaacattGCAATTTGTAAAGTTTTATCATGGGGTCTTGCATTTTAGGGACCATTCCGGGGATGTTTCAGAATTCAGCCACTTCCTTCTGTCTTTAGACCCCTGGAACCCCCAAGGAGATGTCTTTCTCCCTGAATGGTGGGAATTTGTCTTTAGCTGCAAGATCCATAAATCAGGGAAGATTCCTCAAAAATGGGAGAAAcaatgtacaggaaaggagaatgtgCAGAATCTGCCCTATTACACGTTTGAAAAAAGAATGACAGGCgaaagttacaatatctacaatgccgtttatgCTCTGGCACACGCTTTACATGCAATGTATGAATCCAGAGCCCAACAAACCATGATGAGGCTTGGAAAGGTGATCTCAAAtgtccagtcatggcag attcttcGCTTTTTGAGCAATGTGCaattcaacaacagtgctggagatgagGTCTCCTTCTCAGAAAATGGACTGGGATCTTCTCGTTttgatcttctcaactgggttcaCTTCCCCAATCAATCTTTAGTCCCCATAAAGGTTGGGCAAGTAAATCCTGAGGCTCCCCcaggccaggatttcaccatTAATTCTGATGAAATCGTCTGGGCCCCAAAG ACAATCCCCATTGCCAGGTGTGGAAGGAAGAGGTGCcatgcaggagagaggagaagagttccagagggaGAGCAGGTTTGCTGCTACCAGTGTGAtgcttgtccagaagggacctTTTCTAATCATACAG CTCACTGTGAATCCTGCCCAGAAGAGCAAtttcccaacaaggacaaggaccaatgCATTGCCAAGATGCCCCACTTCCTCTCCTATCAAGAGACCCTGGGATACATCttagtttttcttgctctttttttctcAGTGATCACATGTgcagtcctggtgattttctataaacatcatgacacaccgattgtcaaggccaacaaccgagatctcacctacatcctcctgtTCTCCCTCCTGCtgtgcttcctctgctccttcctctttATTGGTCAGCCAGGGAAGATCACCTGTCTCTTACAACAATctgcctttgccattctcttttcccttgcagtttcctctgtgttggcaaaaactgtcatggtggttctggctttcatggccaccaagccagggaacaagacaaggaaactcttaggaaaaccattGACTAACTCCATTGTCATAGCCTGTCCTCTGGTTCAAGCCcttctttgtgccacctggctgggaacctctcccccatttcctaATTTGGactttcattctgtttttggagAGGTTATCTTGGAATGTAAGCAGggttttgttttcatgttttacGTTGTCCTTGCCTATCTAGGTTTTTTGGCCCTTATCTGTTTCATAGTGGCCTTTCtcgctaggaaattgcctgatagctttaatgaagccaagttcattacttttagcatgctggtcttttgcagtgtttggatctccttcctccccacctacttgagcaccaaagggaagtccatggttgctgtggaggtcttctccattttggcctctggagctgctctcttggcttgcatcttttcccccaaatgctacattattctgCTGAGACCTGATCTGAATTGCAGAGAAA agaccttggaggtcttctcatccaCCTCCcagatcaagcaggagaccctata CTTCCTGAGGCATGTGCTGGAAAGTATGAAAAGGCACAGTTTCCACACAATAAATACCATCTCTACCACAGGAGAGTTTGAAATAGGCAAGCTTGATGTGGTGGCTTATTGGCTGAAGGAGGAGGGGCACCTCTAG